The Cylindrospermopsis curvispora GIHE-G1 genome contains a region encoding:
- a CDS encoding vWA domain-containing protein produces the protein MKVNLQPSLNNTNVDASKSGSQRLVAISVSAVGETIDSRVPLNLCLILDHSGSMKGQPVENVKRAAWLLVDKLRDQDRLSIVVFNHRAEVLLSNQTVVNRDYIKQQINRLSANGGTSIDEGLRLGIEELAKGRKHTISQAFLLTDGENEHGDNNRCLKFAQLAADYNLTVNTLGFGNNWNQHILEKISDAGLGSLSHIEHPDQAMDKFNSLLTRMQTVGLTNACLLFSLAPNVRLAEFKPVAQVAPDTIELPVQMEPDGRFAVRLGDLMKDVERVILTNIYLEQLPEGQQAIANVQVRYDDPSVDKTGLYSSNLPVYVNVERTYQENISPKVQNYILALAKYRQTQLAEDRLQQGDRLGAATMLQTAAKTALQMGDANAGTVLQNYATRLQAGEDLSASDRKKTKIVSKTVLQDPTST, from the coding sequence ATGAAGGTCAATTTACAGCCCAGTCTCAATAATACTAATGTGGATGCCAGTAAATCTGGTAGTCAACGCCTGGTGGCTATTTCTGTTTCCGCTGTTGGAGAAACTATAGATTCAAGAGTCCCTTTGAACCTATGTTTGATTTTAGACCACAGTGGTTCCATGAAGGGCCAACCTGTGGAAAATGTCAAACGAGCTGCTTGGTTACTGGTTGATAAGCTTAGGGATCAGGATAGATTAAGCATTGTGGTGTTTAATCACCGGGCAGAAGTATTGCTGTCTAATCAAACTGTTGTAAATAGAGATTACATTAAACAACAAATTAATCGTCTGTCAGCAAATGGGGGAACATCCATTGATGAGGGATTACGATTGGGAATTGAGGAGTTGGCTAAGGGAAGAAAGCATACTATTTCCCAAGCCTTTTTGCTCACAGATGGGGAAAATGAACATGGTGACAATAATCGCTGTTTAAAATTTGCCCAGTTAGCTGCTGATTATAATTTGACTGTTAACACCTTGGGATTTGGCAATAATTGGAATCAGCATATTTTGGAGAAAATTTCTGACGCTGGACTGGGAAGTTTATCTCATATTGAACACCCCGATCAGGCAATGGATAAGTTTAATAGTTTGTTGACGCGAATGCAAACTGTGGGACTGACTAATGCTTGTTTGTTATTTTCACTAGCACCAAATGTGCGTTTGGCTGAATTTAAACCTGTTGCTCAAGTGGCTCCAGATACGATTGAATTACCAGTGCAAATGGAACCAGATGGACGGTTTGCGGTTAGGTTAGGAGATTTAATGAAAGATGTGGAACGGGTGATATTAACTAATATTTATCTGGAACAATTGCCCGAAGGTCAACAGGCGATCGCTAATGTACAAGTACGTTACGATGATCCTTCTGTAGATAAAACCGGATTATATTCCTCAAATCTACCAGTGTATGTCAACGTGGAACGCACCTACCAAGAAAATATTAGTCCAAAAGTGCAAAACTACATTCTAGCTTTAGCTAAGTATCGTCAAACCCAGTTAGCAGAAGATAGATTGCAGCAGGGAGACCGTTTGGGAGCAGCAACTATGTTACAAACGGCCGCAAAAACAGCTTTGCAAATGGGTGATGCTAATGCAGGGACGGTACTACAAAATTATGCAACTCGTTTACAAGCTGGAGAGGATTTGTCAGCAAGCGATCGCAAGAAAACCAAAATTGTCTCAAAGACCGTATTACAGGATCCTACCTCTACATAA
- a CDS encoding vWA domain-containing protein: MKIQLLSALNNTNIDASQGNSQRQLEVSISAIADELDTSLTLNLCLILDKSGSMHGESMSMVIHAVEQLIDQLQSGDRIAIVAFAGSGEVIIPNQIVKDPKTIKSQLHNQLKAGGGTIISEGLSLGITELLKGSKGACSHAFLLTDGYGDNGFKIWRLQIGPNDNQRCLELAQKAARLNLTINSFGFGDQWNQDLLEKIADAGGGTLAYIETPQKAIEQFNRIFKRIQSVGLTNAHLLLSLVPGVRLAQLKPVAQVAPETIELPISTEPNGTFVFRLGDLMKDGTRRVLANIYLGSLPEGEQIIGHIQVRYDNPAVNKEAILSPLIPVYANVTKTYQPANNPDVLNSVLALAKYRQTQVAETKLESGDRTGAITMLQTAAKTALQIGDSRGATVLQSSATRLQNGEELTDGERKKTRIASKTILMD, from the coding sequence ATGAAAATTCAACTACTGTCTGCACTGAACAACACTAATATAGACGCTTCCCAAGGCAATAGTCAGCGTCAACTAGAAGTTTCCATTTCGGCCATTGCTGATGAACTAGACACCAGTTTAACCTTGAATTTGTGTCTGATTTTAGATAAAAGTGGGTCTATGCATGGTGAATCTATGAGCATGGTAATTCATGCAGTAGAGCAGTTAATAGACCAACTCCAGTCTGGGGATAGAATTGCCATTGTGGCTTTTGCTGGGAGTGGGGAAGTAATTATTCCCAATCAGATAGTTAAAGACCCAAAAACCATTAAATCTCAGCTACACAACCAACTAAAAGCTGGGGGAGGGACCATAATTAGTGAGGGACTTTCCCTGGGAATTACAGAACTACTCAAAGGAAGTAAAGGTGCTTGTTCTCACGCTTTTCTACTGACAGATGGGTATGGTGATAATGGGTTCAAAATTTGGCGGTTGCAAATAGGACCAAATGACAATCAACGCTGTTTGGAACTAGCACAAAAAGCTGCCAGACTCAATCTCACTATTAACAGCTTTGGCTTTGGTGATCAATGGAATCAGGATCTGCTAGAAAAAATCGCCGATGCTGGCGGAGGTACTCTAGCTTACATAGAAACTCCGCAAAAAGCTATAGAGCAGTTTAACCGGATATTTAAACGCATTCAATCCGTGGGATTGACTAACGCCCATTTGTTATTATCCCTGGTTCCCGGTGTGCGACTAGCTCAGCTCAAACCAGTGGCCCAAGTCGCTCCAGAAACCATTGAATTGCCAATTAGTACAGAACCCAATGGCACCTTTGTCTTTCGGTTGGGAGATTTAATGAAAGACGGAACACGGAGAGTGTTAGCAAATATTTATTTAGGTAGCTTGCCAGAAGGTGAGCAAATAATTGGACATATTCAAGTTCGTTACGATAATCCGGCTGTGAATAAAGAAGCTATCCTTTCACCCCTTATCCCAGTATATGCTAATGTTACCAAAACTTACCAGCCAGCCAATAATCCAGACGTATTAAATTCAGTTTTAGCATTAGCCAAATATCGCCAAACCCAAGTCGCAGAAACAAAACTAGAATCAGGCGATCGCACAGGAGCGATAACCATGTTACAAACAGCTGCCAAGACAGCATTACAAATTGGTGACAGTCGTGGTGCAACCGTATTACAGAGTTCTGCGACCCGTCTGCAAAATGGAGAAGAACTTACAGATGGGGAGCGGAAAAAAACGAGAATTGCTTCTAAAACAATATTAATGGATTAG
- the glgA gene encoding glycogen synthase GlgA yields the protein MYIVQIASECAPVIKAGGLGDVVYGLSRELEGRGNTVELILPMYDCMRYDHVWGLHDAYLNLWVPWFGAAIHCSVYCGWVHGRVCFFIQPHSQDNFFNRGCYYGCNDDNMRFAFFSKAALEFLLQSNKRPDIIHCHDWQTGLIPVMLYEIYKYHGMEYQRVCYTIHNFKHQGMGGVETLQATNLNRPEYYFQYDKLRDNFNPFAINFMKAGINYANAITTVSPNHAVEAQTTEVGCGLGHTLYLQKDKFSGVLNGIDYDFWNAEIDRYIPHNYSWDDFEQKAYNKKALRERLMLQDDDSKPIIAYIGRLDNQKGVHLVHHAIYYALNQGAQFVLLGSATEPAINAHFQHEKQFLNSNPDVHLELGFNEELSHLIYAGSDMIVVPSNYEPCGLTQMIGLKYGTVPIVRGVGGLVNTVFDRDYEKNLPPERRNGYVFYNQNDQGLESAMGRAIDLWKEQPKEFEKLAIQGMQYDYSWNLPGKKYLEIYDWIRHKW from the coding sequence ATGTACATAGTACAAATTGCCTCAGAATGCGCTCCAGTAATTAAAGCTGGGGGGTTAGGGGATGTTGTCTACGGACTTAGCAGGGAATTGGAAGGGAGGGGAAATACAGTTGAACTAATACTACCCATGTACGACTGTATGCGATATGACCATGTATGGGGATTACATGATGCTTATTTAAATTTGTGGGTGCCTTGGTTTGGCGCAGCAATTCACTGTTCAGTATATTGTGGTTGGGTACATGGTAGAGTGTGTTTCTTCATTCAACCCCACAGTCAAGACAACTTCTTTAATAGGGGTTGTTACTACGGTTGTAATGATGACAATATGCGATTTGCCTTTTTCAGTAAAGCCGCCCTGGAGTTTTTATTACAGAGTAATAAAAGGCCAGACATAATTCATTGTCACGACTGGCAAACCGGACTAATTCCCGTCATGTTGTATGAAATTTATAAATACCATGGCATGGAATATCAAAGAGTGTGCTACACCATTCACAACTTTAAACATCAGGGAATGGGGGGTGTAGAAACCCTGCAAGCAACCAACTTAAACCGACCGGAATATTACTTTCAGTACGATAAACTAAGAGATAACTTTAACCCCTTTGCCATCAACTTTATGAAGGCGGGGATCAACTATGCCAATGCCATCACCACAGTTTCACCAAATCATGCTGTAGAAGCACAAACCACAGAAGTAGGTTGCGGACTGGGACACACATTGTATTTGCAAAAAGACAAATTTAGTGGAGTTCTAAACGGTATTGATTATGACTTTTGGAATGCGGAAATTGACCGTTATATTCCTCATAATTACAGCTGGGATGATTTTGAGCAAAAAGCCTATAACAAAAAAGCCTTACGAGAACGACTGATGTTACAGGATGATGATAGCAAACCCATCATCGCCTATATTGGTCGCTTGGATAATCAAAAGGGTGTACATCTTGTGCACCATGCCATTTATTATGCCCTAAATCAAGGAGCGCAATTTGTACTTTTAGGTTCAGCCACCGAACCAGCAATCAACGCTCATTTTCAACATGAAAAACAATTTTTAAATAGTAACCCAGATGTTCATTTAGAACTAGGATTTAACGAAGAACTATCCCATCTAATTTATGCGGGATCGGATATGATAGTTGTCCCCAGTAATTATGAACCCTGTGGATTAACTCAGATGATTGGGTTAAAATATGGCACAGTTCCCATAGTTAGAGGTGTGGGTGGATTAGTAAACACGGTTTTTGACAGAGATTACGAAAAAAACCTACCCCCAGAAAGGCGTAATGGTTACGTGTTTTATAACCAAAACGATCAAGGTCTAGAGTCAGCCATGGGTAGAGCTATTGACCTATGGAAGGAGCAACCAAAGGAGTTTGAAAAGTTGGCCATTCAGGGTATGCAGTATGACTACTCCTGGAATCTTCCCGGGAAAAAATACTTAGAGATCTATGATTGGATAAGACACAAATGGTAA
- the crtO gene encoding beta-carotene ketolase CrtO, whose translation MNHKDEYDVIIIGAGHNGLVCASYLLKAGYSVLLLEKRSVPGGAATTEECIPDQAPGFKFNLCAIDHEFIHLGPVVEELELEKYGLEYLECDPVVFCPHPDGKYFLAHKSLEKTCAEIARYSPKDAKKYAEFTQYWQRVINAMMPIFNAPPKSVVEIFGNYNLEKFKDLFSVVGSTQKSLDFIRTMLTSAEDILNEWFDEEFLKAPLSRLASELGAPPSQKNLAIGVMMMSMRHHPGMSRPRGGTGALIKALVNLVTAKQGKILTDQLVEKVLIDNGEAVGVRVAGGKEYRAKYGVISNIDAQRLFLQLVDPTEVDDADPQLRERLERRIVNNNETILKIDLALDEPLRFPYHEHKDEYLAGSILIADSMHHVEQAHSKCTLGEIPDSNPSMYVVVPSFLDPSLAPEGKHTVWIEFFAPYQIANAQGKGIKGTGWTDELKNRVADKVVEKLATYAPNVKTATIARRVESPAELGERLGAYKGNYYHIDMTLDQMIFFRPLPELANYKTPINNLFLTGAGTHPGGSISGMPGRNCAKVFLQSKHPLTQTLKDAGNSIKSTMASVFGIS comes from the coding sequence ATGAACCATAAAGATGAATATGATGTAATAATTATTGGTGCTGGACACAATGGTTTAGTATGTGCCTCTTACCTGCTCAAAGCTGGTTATAGTGTTCTACTACTAGAAAAGCGTTCCGTTCCCGGTGGTGCAGCTACCACAGAGGAATGTATTCCAGACCAAGCACCAGGGTTTAAATTTAATCTTTGTGCCATTGACCATGAGTTTATTCACCTAGGTCCAGTGGTGGAAGAATTGGAGCTAGAAAAATATGGTTTGGAATATCTAGAGTGCGATCCAGTGGTTTTCTGTCCCCATCCAGATGGTAAGTACTTCCTAGCTCATAAATCCCTAGAAAAAACCTGCGCGGAAATCGCCAGATACAGTCCCAAGGACGCTAAAAAATACGCAGAATTTACTCAATATTGGCAAAGAGTAATTAATGCCATGATGCCCATTTTTAATGCTCCACCAAAATCAGTTGTAGAGATTTTTGGTAACTACAATCTGGAAAAATTCAAAGATTTATTTTCTGTTGTTGGCTCTACTCAAAAAAGTTTAGATTTTATTCGCACCATGCTTACAAGTGCAGAAGATATTTTAAACGAATGGTTTGATGAAGAGTTTTTAAAAGCTCCCCTATCAAGACTAGCATCAGAACTGGGAGCACCACCATCGCAAAAAAACCTAGCTATAGGCGTAATGATGATGTCCATGCGTCACCACCCAGGAATGAGTAGACCCCGGGGAGGTACGGGTGCTTTAATCAAGGCACTAGTAAATTTAGTTACTGCTAAGCAAGGTAAAATCCTCACGGATCAGTTGGTAGAAAAAGTCCTCATTGACAATGGTGAAGCCGTGGGCGTGCGGGTAGCTGGTGGTAAGGAATATCGTGCTAAATATGGAGTAATTTCTAACATTGATGCTCAACGATTGTTTTTACAACTAGTCGATCCCACCGAAGTAGACGATGCGGATCCCCAACTGCGAGAAAGATTAGAAAGACGGATCGTCAACAATAATGAAACTATTTTAAAGATAGATTTAGCCTTGGATGAGCCTTTACGTTTCCCCTACCATGAACATAAAGATGAATATTTGGCTGGGTCCATTCTAATTGCGGACTCCATGCATCATGTAGAACAAGCTCATAGTAAATGCACTTTGGGGGAAATTCCCGACAGCAACCCGTCCATGTACGTGGTAGTGCCTAGCTTTTTAGACCCCAGTTTAGCTCCAGAGGGAAAACACACGGTGTGGATTGAATTTTTTGCCCCCTATCAAATTGCCAATGCCCAAGGTAAGGGTATAAAGGGAACAGGTTGGACTGATGAATTAAAAAATCGGGTAGCAGATAAAGTGGTAGAAAAGTTGGCCACCTATGCTCCTAATGTGAAAACCGCCACTATTGCTAGAAGGGTAGAAAGTCCAGCCGAATTGGGGGAAAGACTAGGAGCTTATAAAGGTAATTATTATCATATTGACATGACCTTAGACCAAATGATATTCTTTAGGCCCCTACCGGAATTGGCCAATTATAAAACTCCTATTAACAATTTATTTTTAACGGGTGCGGGAACCCATCCTGGTGGATCCATTTCGGGAATGCCCGGACGTAATTGTGCCAAGGTGTTTCTCCAGTCCAAACATCCCCTTACCCAGACCCTTAAAGACGCGGGAAACTCCATCAAGTCTACCATGGCTTCTGTGTTTGGCATTAGTTAA
- the dnaK gene encoding molecular chaperone DnaK: protein MGKVVGIDLGTTNSVVAVMEGGKPVVIANAEGMRTTPSVVGFSKEGERVVGQMARRQTVLNPQNTFFAVKRFIGRRYGELNPDSKRVPYTIRKDEMGNIKVACPRLNKDFAPEEISAMVLKKLATDASRYLGQPVTGAVITVPAYFNDSQRQATRDAGRIAGLEVLRILNEPTAASLAYGLERGDLETILVFDLGGGTFDVSILDVGDGVFEVKSTSGDTQLGGNDFDKKIVDWLAEQFLATEEVDLRKDRQALQRLMEAAEKAKIELSNVSVTDINLPFITATEDGPKHLETRLTRSQFEGLCSDLLTRIRNPVKRALKDAGISPVDIEEVVLVGGSTRMPMVKQLVRDLIGIEPSENVNPDEVVAVGAAIQAGILAGEMKDVLLLDVTPLSLGLETIGGLMKKLIPRNTTIPVRRSDIFSTSENNQNSVEIHVVQGEREMASDNKSLGRFKLYGIPPAPRGIPQIQVSFDIDANGILQVMALDRTTGREQSITIQGASTLSESEINRMIQDAQKFADVDRERRERVEKRTRSEALILQAERQLREVALEMGMQFARNRRQRIDNICRELREGLKENDDRGIDQAYSDLQDALYELNREVREYYAEDEDEDLFGAIREIFMGEKEKQPEYPREPYRESRSYNRDYGRDSTRGQNYGQNNRSSPSYNNEPRPTRPSYQDNWDDEDDDWL, encoded by the coding sequence ATGGGCAAGGTAGTCGGCATCGACTTGGGTACAACCAACTCAGTAGTCGCCGTGATGGAGGGTGGCAAGCCGGTGGTGATTGCTAATGCTGAAGGTATGCGAACTACTCCCTCAGTTGTAGGTTTCAGCAAGGAAGGTGAAAGAGTTGTAGGACAAATGGCCAGAAGGCAAACAGTTCTCAATCCCCAAAACACGTTTTTTGCCGTCAAACGATTTATTGGACGTAGATATGGAGAACTGAATCCCGATTCTAAGCGTGTACCCTACACCATTCGTAAGGATGAAATGGGCAATATTAAGGTTGCCTGTCCCAGATTAAATAAGGACTTTGCCCCGGAAGAAATTTCGGCAATGGTGTTGAAGAAATTGGCCACTGATGCTAGTCGCTATTTGGGTCAACCCGTCACTGGGGCCGTAATCACCGTGCCTGCCTATTTTAATGATTCTCAACGGCAAGCCACCCGCGATGCTGGTAGAATTGCCGGGTTGGAGGTGCTGCGTATTCTTAATGAACCTACTGCTGCTTCCCTAGCATACGGATTAGAACGAGGTGATTTGGAAACCATACTTGTTTTTGATTTGGGGGGTGGCACTTTTGATGTCTCCATACTAGACGTGGGTGATGGTGTGTTTGAGGTTAAATCCACTAGTGGTGATACTCAGTTAGGTGGTAATGATTTTGACAAAAAAATAGTGGATTGGTTAGCGGAACAGTTTTTAGCCACAGAAGAGGTAGATTTAAGAAAGGATAGACAAGCTTTACAACGTTTAATGGAAGCAGCGGAAAAGGCAAAAATTGAACTTTCTAATGTGAGTGTTACGGACATTAATCTGCCTTTTATTACTGCAACAGAGGATGGACCAAAACATCTGGAAACTAGACTAACTCGCTCCCAGTTTGAAGGTTTATGTAGTGATTTACTCACTAGGATTCGTAACCCAGTTAAACGGGCACTTAAAGATGCCGGAATTTCACCTGTGGATATAGAAGAGGTAGTATTAGTTGGAGGGTCTACCCGAATGCCAATGGTGAAGCAGCTAGTGCGGGATTTAATTGGCATTGAACCTAGTGAGAATGTTAATCCGGATGAGGTAGTAGCTGTGGGCGCGGCCATTCAAGCAGGGATTCTGGCTGGGGAAATGAAAGATGTTCTACTTTTGGATGTTACTCCTCTTTCCCTAGGTTTGGAAACTATTGGCGGTCTGATGAAAAAACTGATTCCCCGTAATACTACTATTCCCGTTAGGCGGTCCGATATTTTTTCCACATCAGAAAATAATCAAAACAGTGTGGAAATTCATGTGGTTCAGGGTGAAAGGGAAATGGCGTCGGATAATAAATCCTTGGGAAGGTTTAAGTTATATGGCATCCCTCCCGCTCCTCGAGGTATACCTCAAATTCAAGTATCTTTCGATATAGATGCTAATGGTATTTTGCAGGTCATGGCCTTAGACCGCACCACTGGTAGGGAACAAAGTATTACTATTCAAGGTGCTTCTACTTTAAGTGAATCCGAAATTAACAGAATGATTCAGGATGCTCAGAAGTTTGCTGATGTTGATCGTGAGCGGAGAGAGAGAGTGGAAAAACGCACTCGATCTGAGGCTCTCATCTTACAAGCAGAAAGACAGTTAAGAGAAGTGGCCTTGGAAATGGGTATGCAGTTTGCCCGCAACCGTCGTCAGCGTATTGATAATATTTGTCGTGAACTGCGGGAAGGTCTCAAAGAAAATGATGACCGGGGTATTGATCAGGCTTACTCAGACCTGCAAGATGCTCTGTACGAGCTAAATCGCGAAGTGCGGGAGTATTATGCTGAGGATGAAGATGAGGATTTGTTTGGTGCTATCCGCGAGATTTTCATGGGTGAAAAAGAAAAACAGCCAGAATATCCCAGAGAACCCTATCGGGAATCCCGTTCCTATAACAGAGACTATGGTAGGGATAGTACCAGGGGTCAGAACTATGGTCAAAACAACCGTTCCTCCCCATCTTATAATAATGAGCCCCGTCCCACCCGTCCCAGTTACCAAGATAATTGGGATGACGAGGATGATGATTGGCTATAA
- a CDS encoding DnaJ C-terminal domain-containing protein — MQNLQNFRDYYEILGVPKDASNEEIKKVYRRLARQYHPDLNPGNKESEEKFKMIGEAYEILSDSARRSQYDQFSRYWQQRGFTGAKTAARSKSWGSNRPSESSNQGVNPADFPDFESFINQVIGVSSRKEAKKSPHTTTQDPFGNPRTKVAYTVNNRTPPRDIEARLTLPLEKAYQGGNERIRLEDGRSLEVTMPPAMLTGQTIRLRNQGISGGDLYLKITVEPHPLFKMEGFNISCQVPVTPSEAVLGGQVEAPTLDGPVKMTIPPAVRSGQRFRLANKGYPMEGGKRGDQLVEIQIITPKNISDEERQLYEKLREIESLKPTR; from the coding sequence ATGCAAAATTTGCAGAATTTCCGTGATTATTACGAAATTTTGGGAGTGCCCAAGGATGCTTCCAATGAAGAAATTAAAAAGGTTTATCGTCGATTGGCTAGACAGTATCACCCCGATCTCAACCCCGGTAATAAGGAGTCCGAGGAAAAGTTTAAGATGATTGGGGAGGCCTATGAAATACTTTCCGATTCTGCTCGTAGATCCCAATATGACCAGTTTAGTCGCTACTGGCAACAAAGAGGTTTTACAGGTGCTAAAACAGCTGCTAGATCTAAGAGCTGGGGTAGTAACCGCCCTAGTGAATCTAGTAACCAGGGTGTCAATCCAGCTGATTTTCCAGATTTTGAAAGTTTTATTAATCAGGTTATAGGTGTTAGTAGTCGTAAGGAGGCTAAGAAAAGCCCTCATACAACTACTCAGGACCCTTTTGGTAATCCTCGTACTAAAGTCGCTTATACTGTTAATAATCGTACTCCCCCTAGAGATATTGAAGCTAGATTGACTTTGCCTTTAGAAAAGGCTTATCAAGGCGGTAATGAAAGAATACGCCTGGAAGATGGGCGATCTTTGGAAGTGACTATGCCACCTGCTATGCTCACAGGACAAACTATCCGCTTACGCAATCAGGGAATTAGTGGGGGTGATTTATATTTAAAAATTACTGTTGAACCTCACCCGTTATTTAAAATGGAGGGCTTTAACATTTCTTGTCAGGTACCTGTAACCCCCAGTGAGGCGGTTTTAGGTGGCCAGGTGGAAGCACCTACTTTAGATGGTCCGGTAAAAATGACTATTCCTCCCGCAGTCAGGTCTGGTCAAAGATTCCGGTTGGCAAACAAGGGTTATCCTATGGAAGGTGGTAAACGTGGTGACCAATTAGTGGAAATTCAAATCATCACCCCCAAAAATATTAGTGATGAGGAGAGACAACTTTATGAGAAGTTACGGGAAATAGAAAGCTTAAAGCCTACCAGATAG
- a CDS encoding J domain-containing protein, which yields MNQTGEEVQSDRPNYYTLLGLHPWASVIDIRRAYREMSKHYHPDTTELPAQVATAKFQQINEAYATLSNPERRLSYDLKIGYYRFGVIPSPTNFNDSIPKPHDYSKSMYLEASDRPLSSGELFILLVLGLTIIGCLILVILVAVIRGEPGFSIDL from the coding sequence GTGAATCAAACTGGAGAAGAAGTACAAAGCGATCGCCCTAACTATTACACTTTGTTGGGACTTCACCCCTGGGCATCAGTAATTGATATCCGCCGCGCTTACCGGGAAATGAGTAAACACTATCATCCAGATACTACGGAACTTCCCGCGCAGGTTGCTACTGCTAAATTCCAGCAGATTAACGAAGCTTATGCTACTTTGAGTAATCCTGAACGTCGTTTGAGTTATGATTTAAAAATTGGTTATTACAGATTTGGGGTTATTCCATCACCTACAAATTTCAATGATTCAATTCCCAAACCCCATGATTATTCTAAGTCTATGTATTTAGAGGCGAGCGATCGCCCTTTATCATCTGGAGAACTATTTATACTGCTTGTACTAGGTCTAACAATAATAGGTTGTTTGATACTAGTAATCTTAGTGGCAGTTATAAGAGGTGAGCCAGGTTTTTCCATTGATCTATAG
- a CDS encoding DUF3143 domain-containing protein has protein sequence MLSPETPLYNHPLPQIEEWLKHQGCQQDETELHCWRLKKQTWQAELWLDIEQLTVRYIQAGENGQDIQRSFRYSLSRKDIEQAVFSGP, from the coding sequence ATGTTATCCCCAGAGACCCCCCTATATAATCATCCTTTACCACAAATTGAAGAGTGGTTAAAGCACCAAGGTTGTCAACAAGACGAAACAGAACTACATTGTTGGCGTTTAAAAAAGCAAACATGGCAGGCAGAATTATGGCTAGATATCGAGCAGCTGACAGTAAGGTACATTCAAGCGGGAGAAAATGGTCAAGATATCCAACGTTCCTTTAGGTATTCCCTAAGTCGGAAAGATATAGAGCAAGCGGTTTTTTCCGGTCCTTGA
- a CDS encoding isoprenyl transferase has protein sequence MTIQQTELLYLPPDLKSELLPKHVAVIMDGNGRWAKGQGLPRIMGHKRGVDALKNLLRCCKDWGIQALTAYAFSTENWNRPHEEVEFLMTLFQGVLRQELREMVEENVEIQFVGNLQALPVALQREISHSMAQTRGNQSIKFTVATNYGGRQEIVQACQAIAQKVKEGLLNPEEISEELFAGHLYTAGIADPDLLIRTSGEMRLSNFLLWQMAYAEIYITDTLWPDFDRNQFHQALRAYQQRERRFGGV, from the coding sequence ATGACAATACAACAAACTGAACTTCTATATTTACCTCCCGATTTAAAATCAGAATTATTGCCTAAACATGTGGCCGTAATTATGGATGGCAATGGTCGATGGGCTAAAGGTCAGGGTCTTCCTAGAATTATGGGTCACAAGCGGGGTGTGGACGCTCTCAAGAACTTGCTACGCTGTTGTAAGGATTGGGGAATTCAAGCTCTAACTGCTTATGCTTTTTCTACGGAAAACTGGAATAGACCACATGAAGAGGTGGAATTTTTAATGACTCTTTTCCAAGGGGTCCTACGTCAAGAACTACGGGAAATGGTTGAGGAAAATGTGGAAATTCAGTTTGTTGGTAATTTACAGGCCTTACCTGTAGCACTGCAGCGGGAAATCTCCCACTCTATGGCACAAACTCGGGGTAATCAAAGTATTAAGTTTACTGTGGCTACCAATTATGGTGGTAGACAAGAAATTGTACAAGCTTGTCAAGCTATTGCTCAAAAAGTTAAAGAGGGCTTATTAAACCCAGAGGAAATTTCTGAGGAGTTATTTGCTGGTCACTTGTACACAGCAGGAATTGCAGACCCGGATTTACTCATCCGTACCAGTGGAGAAATGCGCTTATCTAATTTCTTGCTTTGGCAAATGGCTTATGCAGAAATTTATATCACTGATACTTTATGGCCAGATTTTGACAGGAACCAATTCCATCAAGCTCTACGTGCTTATCAACAAAGAGAACGACGGTTCGGTGGGGTATAA